One stretch of Cydia fagiglandana chromosome 18, ilCydFagi1.1, whole genome shotgun sequence DNA includes these proteins:
- the LOC134673157 gene encoding mitochondrial amidoxime-reducing component 1-like isoform X1, whose translation MVIDEKDNFITARAYPELLLVSPCVRSSVLTLTHKHDQQVPPVHVNLAEVIALQKPIEAKVWGVPVPVFDCGKEVSEWFNKLLSRPSSTFRLAYYATQQPRLLRNTTNKIYKFTKNDTGALPDETPFNLINEASVEDLNTRLQLADRVSHRCFRPNFILQGARAYAEDNWKFLKIGNVEFEILKPCTRCVLTTIDPETGVRNANTEPLETLKSYRQIEDPEVRRSAGNSPRMGLQMTLRSPPGEWVKLNDPIYVA comes from the exons ATGGTGATAGATGAGAAGGACAACTTCATCACAGCCCGAGCGTACCCAGAGTTGCTGCTGGTGTCTCCGTGTGTGCGCAGCTCCGTGCTCACACTCACACACAAACATGACCAGCAGGTCCCCCCCGTGCACGTCAACTTGGCAGag GTGATCGCGCTACAGAAACCGATCGAAGCCAAGGTGTGGGGCGTGCCAGTACCCGTCTTTGACTGCGGAAAGGAAGTCTCGGAATGGTTTAACAA ACTTTTGAGCCGTCCTTCGAGTACTTTCCGCCTAGCGTACTACGCCACCCAGCAACCTCGGCTACTGAGGAACACCACCAACAAAATCTACAAGTTTACTAAGAATGATACG GGGGCTCTCCCAGACGAAACACCCTTCAACTTGATAAACGAGGCATCGGTAGAGGACCTGAACACACGCCTGCAGCTCGCGGACCGCGTGTCTCACCGCTGTTTTCGACCTAACTTCATACTGCAAGGGGCGCGAGCTTATGCTGAAGACAATTGGAAGTTCCTTAAGATAGGGAACGTAGAGTTCGAGATCTTGAAGCCGTGCACCAG ATGCGTACTGACAACTATTGACCCGGAGACGGGCGTTCGTAATGCGAACACCGAGCCGTTGGAAACTTTAAAAAG CTACCGTCAAATTGAGGACCCCGAAGTGCGCCGCTCGGCCGGCAACTCCCCGCGCATGGGGCTACAGATGACGCTGCGCTCGCCGCCCGGAGAGTGGGTCAAACTCAACGACCCCATATACGTCGCGTGA
- the LOC134673157 gene encoding mitochondrial amidoxime reducing component 2-like isoform X2 gives MSSYAPYTTAAAVTVGVLGSAYCAYHIYQRSKPRIPTEWTQVGTLQKIYTYPIKSCGPVVLETGECSTLGLKDGWLRDRVLMVIDEKDNFITARAYPELLLVSPCVRSSVLTLTHKHDQQVPPVHVNLAEVIALQKPIEAKVWGVPVPVFDCGKEVSEWFNKLLSRPSSTFRLAYYATQQPRLLRNTTNKIYKFTKNDTGALPDETPFNLINEASVEDLNTRLQLADRVSHRCFRPNFILQGARAYAEDNWKFLKIGNVEFEILKPCTRCVLTTIDPETGVRNANTEPLETLKSYRQIEDPEVRRSAGNSPRMGLQMTLRSPPGEWVKLNDPIYVA, from the exons ATGTCTAGCTATG CTCCATACACGACTGCGGCAGCCGTGACCGTCGGTGTGCTCGGCAGCGCGTACTGCGCCTACCACATCTACCAGCGCAGCAAGCCCAGAATACCCACCGAATGGACGCAAGTCGGCACGCTTCAGAAGATCTACACTTACCCAATCAAGTCATGCGGCCCTGTTGTACTTGAGACTGGAGAATGCTCCACGTTGGGACTGAAGGATGGATGGTTGAGAGACAG AGTCCTGATGGTGATAGATGAGAAGGACAACTTCATCACAGCCCGAGCGTACCCAGAGTTGCTGCTGGTGTCTCCGTGTGTGCGCAGCTCCGTGCTCACACTCACACACAAACATGACCAGCAGGTCCCCCCCGTGCACGTCAACTTGGCAGag GTGATCGCGCTACAGAAACCGATCGAAGCCAAGGTGTGGGGCGTGCCAGTACCCGTCTTTGACTGCGGAAAGGAAGTCTCGGAATGGTTTAACAA ACTTTTGAGCCGTCCTTCGAGTACTTTCCGCCTAGCGTACTACGCCACCCAGCAACCTCGGCTACTGAGGAACACCACCAACAAAATCTACAAGTTTACTAAGAATGATACG GGGGCTCTCCCAGACGAAACACCCTTCAACTTGATAAACGAGGCATCGGTAGAGGACCTGAACACACGCCTGCAGCTCGCGGACCGCGTGTCTCACCGCTGTTTTCGACCTAACTTCATACTGCAAGGGGCGCGAGCTTATGCTGAAGACAATTGGAAGTTCCTTAAGATAGGGAACGTAGAGTTCGAGATCTTGAAGCCGTGCACCAG ATGCGTACTGACAACTATTGACCCGGAGACGGGCGTTCGTAATGCGAACACCGAGCCGTTGGAAACTTTAAAAAG CTACCGTCAAATTGAGGACCCCGAAGTGCGCCGCTCGGCCGGCAACTCCCCGCGCATGGGGCTACAGATGACGCTGCGCTCGCCGCCCGGAGAGTGGGTCAAACTCAACGACCCCATATACGTCGCGTGA